A stretch of Candidatus Binatia bacterium DNA encodes these proteins:
- a CDS encoding DUF502 domain-containing protein gives MRNLLEFVKTTVIGGFFGLVPVVGVIFIVAESLNAVGVVITPIAENLPVETIGGIELAHVLALVLVLGFCFGVGALLQTQIGARGTRWLDERVLDRIPGYNVLRGLSASFAGDDDTTRFAPAAVDLHGSGVFAFAFIVEELADGAFTVLVPISPTPSLGTLYYAPAERVRRLEVPLGTAVNCIMRWGIGSSALVDSAGPPLHSPPK, from the coding sequence ATGAGAAACCTTTTGGAATTCGTGAAGACGACAGTGATCGGCGGCTTCTTCGGCCTGGTCCCCGTGGTGGGCGTCATCTTCATCGTCGCCGAATCGCTCAATGCCGTCGGTGTCGTGATCACGCCGATTGCGGAGAACCTGCCGGTCGAGACCATCGGCGGGATCGAACTCGCGCACGTCCTCGCTCTGGTCCTCGTCCTTGGGTTCTGCTTTGGGGTCGGCGCCCTTCTCCAGACCCAGATCGGCGCGCGAGGAACCCGGTGGCTCGACGAGCGCGTGCTCGACCGAATCCCCGGCTACAACGTTCTGCGCGGACTGTCCGCGAGCTTCGCGGGCGACGACGACACCACCCGATTCGCGCCGGCCGCAGTCGATCTCCACGGCTCGGGCGTGTTCGCGTTCGCCTTCATCGTGGAAGAACTGGCCGACGGGGCCTTCACGGTGCTCGTGCCGATCAGCCCCACCCCGAGCCTTGGCACCCTGTACTACGCGCCCGCCGAGCGGGTCCGCCGCCTGGAGGTCCCCCTCGGAACGGCGGTGAACTGCATCATGCGCTGGGGAATCGGCTCGAGCGCGCTGGTCGACAGCGCCGGCCCGCCGCTCCATTCGCCCCCGAAGTGA